GCCCGCAGAAGGGCGCGGACGGCGACGACCTGGTGGTCCTGGAGGAGGGCCTGACCCGTTTCGCGGACAAGGTCGCCGAGGCCACCGGACGTGACGTGCGCGACGCCCCCGGCGCCGGGGCCGCGGGCGGGGTGGGCTTCGCCGCCCTCGCCCTGCTCGGCGCCACCATGCGACCCGGCATCGAGCTGCTGCTCGAACTGCTGGGTTTCGACGAGGCCGTGCGTGGGGCACGCCTGGTCGTCACCGGCGAGGGCTGCCTGGACGCTCAGACGCTCCACGGCAAGGCCCCGGCCGGAGTCGCCGCGGCAGCCACCCGGGCTGGGGTTCGGGTGGCCGCTGTGGCGGGGCGGCTGGAGCTGTCCGAGAGTGAGTGGCGGGAGGCCGGCTTCGCCGCCGCGATCGCGCTCACCGACCTGGCCGAGCGGCCGGGGGACAGCCTGACCAGGGCCGCCGAGCTGGCCGAGACGGCTGGGGAGCGGCTGGCCGCGGAGCTGCTCATCGGCTGACCGGCCGACCGGAAACCCGTCGGGCGTCCGAGCCCTCGTAGCTTCCTCCATTGACGTTTTGTTGAAGGCGGGCCTAGGCTCCCCGCAACCCTTCGCCTCCTTCGACGTTCGAGCACCCCCAATTCCAGTTCGAGCACCCCAACTTCCAGGTTTCTTCCAGGTTTCGGAGGTCCCCATGCCTGTCAGCCAGCCGGCGGTGATCCGCTCCCGACGGGTGGTCCTGCCCGACGGCGAGCGCCCCGCGGACGTGCTGATCCGGGAAGGGAGGATCGAGCAGATCGCCGCGCACGGCTCACTCCTCGCCGGCAGCCTCCGTGACACCGAGGGCGGGCTGACCGACCTCGGCGACACCGCCCTGCTCCCCGGCCTGGTCGACACCCACGTGCACGTCAACGAGCCCGGCCGGACCGAGTGGGAGGGCTTCGCCACCGCCACCCGGGCCGCCGCGGCCGGCGGCGTCACCACGATCATCGACATGCCGCTCAACTCCGTCCCGCCCACCACCACCGTGGACGGTCTGGCGGCCAAGCGGAAGATCGCCGACGGCCAGGCCTGGGTCGACCTCGGCTTCTGGGGCGGCGCGATCCCCGGCAACGTCGCGGACCTCGAACCCCTGCACCGCGAAGGCGTGTTCGGCTTCAAGAGCTTCCTCGCCCCCTCCGGCGTCGACGAGTTCCCGCACGTCGGACCGGCCGACCTGGAGGCCGCACTGGCCGAGCAGGCCCGGATCGGGGCGCTGGCCATCATCCACGCCGAGGACCCGGCCGTCCTCGACGCCGCGCCGCAGCAACCCGGTGTCCACTACCGGGACTTCCTCGCCTCCCGCCCCGCCGACGCGGAGACCGCGGCCGTCGCCCGGCTGCTCGACACCGCCCGGCGCACCGGCGCCCGCGTCCACATCCTGCACGTGTCCTCCGCGGCCGTCCTGCCGCTGCTGCGCCGGGCCCGCGAGGACGGCGTGCGGGTGACCGCGGAGACCTGCCCGCACTACCTGACCCTCGCGGCCGAGGAGGTCGCGGACGGCGACACCGCCTTCAAGTGCTGCCCGCCGATCCGCGACGAGTCCAACCGCGACGCGCTCTGGGCGGCCCTGGCGAACGGCGAGTTCATCGCCGTCGTCTCCGACCACTCGCCGTCCACCCCCGACCTCAAGCTGCTGCCCGCGTACGGCGGCAGCGGCGACTTCGCGGCGGCCTGGGGCGGCATCGCCTCCCTCCAGCTCGGCCTGCCCGCCGTCTGGACCGAGGCCCGCCGCCGCGGCCACACCCTCGCCGACGTCGTCCGCTGGATGTCCGCCGGGCCGGCCGAGCTGGTCGGCCTCACCGGCACCAAGGGCGCCATCGCGGTGGGCCGTGACGCGGACCTCGTCGCCTTCGACCCCGACGGTGAATTCGCCGTCCGCGCTGCCGAGTTGCACCACCGCAACCCCGTGACCCCGTACGCCGGACGGACGCTGACCGGAGCGGTGCGCACCACCTGGCTGCGCGGCCGGGTGGTGGACACCGCTGCCGGGCCCTTCGGCCGTCAGCTCACCCGCCCGACCCGACCCGAGGAGTTTCAATGACCGAGTCAAGCCGCCTGCGTGGCCGGCTGGACGGGGGTGAACTCCCGTCCGTCACGCAGAAGTGCCCAGAGCACGTTGACCCGGCGGCGGGCGAGCGCGATCAGGGCCTGGATGTGGCCGCAGCCCTCGGCGCGCTTCTTGAGGTAGAAGTCCCGGTTGGGGCCGTCCTTGATGATGCTGGTCTGCGCGGACATGTAGAACACCCTGCGCAGGCGGCGGCTGTAGCGCTTGGGCCGGTGCAGGTTGCCGGTACGGCGCCCGGAGTCGCGCGGGACCGGGACGAGGCCGGCCGCGGAAGCCAGGCGTCCGGCGTCGGCGTAGGCGGCCAGGTCGCCGGCGGCGACGACAAACTCGGCGCCGAGGATCGGGCCTATGCCCGGCATGGACTCGATGATGTTCGCCTGCGGGTGGGCGTGGAAGGTCTGCTTGATCTGCTTGTCAAGGCCGCTGATCCGCTCGTCCAGCACGAGCAACTGGGCGGCGAGGTCGGCGACGATCGACGCGGCGACGCCCTCGCCGGGCAGCACGGTGTGCTGAGCGGCGGCGGCCTCCAGTGCGATGGCCGTGACCTTGTCAGGCGAGCGGACGCCGCGCTTGCGCAGCCACGATTCCAGGCGGGTGCGGCCGACGCGGCGTATCCCGGCGGCGGTCTGGCGGTAGGTCAGCATGGTCAGCGCGCCCTTGTTGTTGGACCAGTCGAAGGCCCGCTCCAGGGCCGGGAAGATCCCGGTCAGCACGTCACGCAGCCGGTTGACCATGCGGACCCGGTCGGCGACCAGGTCGGTGCGGTGGGCGACCAGCAGCGCGAGGTCCGCGACCAGCTGGGCCGGCACGTCCACGGCCGCGAAGTCCCTGCGCAGGCGCGAGGTCTCCGCGATCACGAACGCGTCGCGGGCATCCGTCTTCGCCTCGCCCCGGTAGGCACCCGCCATCCGGTGCACGGTCCGGCCGGGCACATAGACCGGCTTCTGCCCGTGCGACGCGAGCAGGGCCAGCAGCAGCGCGGACGCGGTGCCGGACAGGTCGACCGCCCACTCCACGGCGTCCGCCATGGCCAGCGCCTCGGCGATGGCCTCCAGGATCGCCGCCTCATCGTTGTCGATCTTCTTCGACCAGACCTGGAACCCCGACTCATCGACCGCCGCCGCCCAGTGGTGACCCTTGCCCGCGTCGATCCCCACCCAGATCCGGGCCCGCCGCTCTGTCATCCCACGCTCCCCACGCCGAAACCAGCACTCTCCTCGGCCCGAAGAACACCCCGCCGTCAGCTCCGTAAACAGCGACCAGGACGCAGATCTCAATCAGCGGTCAGGGCGCCCCGGAGAACCGGACGGCCACTCCTCAGGAGCCACAGAAGGCAAGACCCCGTCAGCCACATCCGGCCCTCCCGGGCCGACCAACACCTTACGGAGACCCCGTGACCACCGCCGACACCCCGAGCGCTCCCTTCACCGAGCTGGTCGACCTGGCCTCCCGGCTGCTGGGCGCGGGCGTCGTCGCCACCAACGAGGACACCTTCGCCGAGGCGGAGAACCTGCTGGTCGCCAGGCCGGCGGAGTTCCGCCCGCACACCTTCGGCCACAAGGGCCAGATCATGGACGGCTGGGAGTCCAAGCGCCGCCGCGGCGTCTCGGCCGACCAGCCGCACCCCACCGACCAGGACCACGACTGGACGATCGTCCGGCTCGGCGCGGGCGGCGTGATCCGCGGCGTCATCGTCGACACCGCCCACTTCACCGGCAACTACCCGGAGAGCGCCTCCGTCGAGGCCGCGTCCGTCCCCGGCCACCCCTCGCCCGAGGAACTGGGGACCGCCGAGTGGACCACGCTCGTGCCGCGCACTCCGCTCCAGGGCGACACCGCCCACGAGTTCGCCGTCGAGGACGACGCCCGCTACACCCACGTCCGGCTCAACATCTTCCCGGACGGCGGCGTCGCACGGCTGCGCGTGCACGGCGAGGTGCTGCCCGACCCGCGCGAACTGGACGGCCTCACCTTCGACCTGGCCGCCCAGGAGTACGGGGGCGTCGCCGAGGCGGCGTCCGACCGCTACTTCTCCTCCCCGCACAACCTGAACGCTCCCGGCCGCGCCTCCGTCATGGGCGAGGGCTGGGAGACCCGGCGTCGGCGCGACAAGTCCAACGACTGGGTACAGATCGCCCTGGCCGGGGGCGGCGAGGTCCTGGCCGCCGAGGTGGACACCACCCACTTCGTTGCCAACGCCCCCGGCTGGGCCGACCTGATCGGCTTCGACGCCTCCACCGGGCAGGAACCGGCCGACGGCGAGTGGTTCGAGATCCTGCCCCGCACCCGCCTCCAGCCCGACACCCGGCACCGCTTCCGGCTCGACGTCGGCCGCCCGGTGACGCACGTACGGATCAACGTCTACCCGGACGGCGGCCTGGCCCGGCTCCGGCTCACCGGCCGCCTCACCGAGGCCGGTCGCGCGGCCCTGGCACTGCGCTGGTTCAACGCCGTCCCGGCCGCCGAGGCCGCCGCCGCGCTCACCGAGGCGGGCCTGCCGGCCGCCGAGGCCGCCGCGCTGACCGCCGCCCGCCCGCTCGCGGACCCGGCCGCGGCGACCGCCGCCGTCGCCGCGCTCCGGCCGGCCGACGGCCCCGACGGCGAGCACTCCTCCCGGCGGCGCTCGGCGCTCTGGCGCCTGCTCGGCATCTGACGCCCGCTCGGCGCTCCGGTACCCGTGCGCTGTCCGAGTCCGCGCCGTCCTCCCCTTCACGCACCGCCTGTACCGACACCTGAAGGACCCTCCATGCCCAAGATCCTGACTACGGAGTCCGGCGCCCCGGTCGCCGACAACCAGAACTCGGCCTCGGCCGGCGAGTACGGCCCGCTGCTGATCCAGGACCAGCAACTGCTGGAGAAGCTCGCCCGGTTCAACCGCGAGCGCATCCCGGAGCGCGTCGTGCACGCCCGCGGCTCCGGCGCGTACGGCTACTTCGAGGTCACCGACGAGGTCTCGCAGTACACCCGGGCCGGGTTCCTCTCCGAGGTCGGCAAGCGCACCGAGGTCTTCCTGCGGTTCTCCACCGTGGCCGGCAACCTGGGCTCCAGCGACGCGGTGCGCGACCCGCGCGGCTTCGCCGTGAAGTTCTACACCGAGGAGGGCAACTACGACCTCGTCGGCAACAACACCCCGGTGTTCTTCATCAAGGACCCGGTCAAGTTCCCCGACTTCATCCACTCCCAGAAGCGCGACCCGTACACCGGCGTGCAGGAGGCGGACAACGTCTGGGACTTCTGGGCCCACTCGCCCGCGTCCACCCACCAGATCACCTGGCTGTTCGGCGACCGCGGCATCCCGGCCTCGTACCGCCACATGAACGGCTACGGCTCGCACACCTACCAGTGGGTCAACGCGAACGGCGACGCCTACTGGGTGAAGTACCACTTCAAGACCAACCAGGGCATCCGCTCGCTGGACGGCGAGCAGTCCGCCGAGGTGCTCGGCGCCGACGCCGACTCGCACCAGCGCGACCTGCACCAGGCCATCGAGCGCGGCGTGTTCCCGTCCTGGACCCTCCACGTCCAGCTGATGCCGGTCGCCGAGGCCGCCGACTACCGCTTCAACCCCTTCGACCTCACCAAGGTGTGGCCGCACGCCGACTACCCGCTGGTCAAGGTCGGCCGCCTGGTGCTCAACCGGAACCCGGAGAACGTCTTCGCCGAGGTCGAGCAGTCCGCGTTCTCGCCCAACAACTTCGTGCCCGGCATCGGCCCGTCCCCGGACAAGATGCTCCAGGGCCGCCTGTTCGCCTACGCCGACGCCCAGCGCTACCGCCTCGGCGTCAACCACACCCAGCTGCCGGTCAACGCGCCGCATGCCACCGAGGCCAACAACTACGGGCGCGACGGCCACCACGCGATCAACAAGTCCGGCCGCGGTAAGAACTACGAGCCCAACTCGTACGAAGGCCCCGCCCAGACCGACAACGCGCTCGCCGCGCCGGTCAGGCTGGACGGCCACACCGGCACCTACACCACGCCGGCCCACACGAAGGACGACGACTTCTTCCAGGCCGGCGAGCTGTACCGGCTGATGTCGGCCGGTGAGAAGACCCGCCTGATCGACAACATCGCGGGCTTCCTGGCCCAGGTGACGCGCGACGACATCATCGAGAAGAACCTGGCCCACTTCCACGCCGCCGACGAGGAGTACGGCGCCCGCATGGAGGCCGCCGTCGCCAAGCTCCGCGCGGGCGACGAGGGCTGATACCGGTTCGGGGCATTCCAGGACCGACTGGCACGCCTTCCTGACAAACTCTCCTGACACACCCTCACCGGCCGTCCCCGGGCCCGCAACCCGGTGGCCGCACGAAGGGCCTCTCCCCCCCAGGGCAGTGGGGGGAGAGGCCCGTCGCGGCGCTTGCGTTGCCGCCCGTCGCGCGCCCGGTATTCCGTGAATACGGAGCTGCACCGAATATTCACGGAGGGCAGTTGCCGACGCCCCCGGGTGGATAGGCTGGAGGCGCCCGCGGTCGCTCCGCGGGGAAATCGGAAGGGGACGACATGTCGACACCAGCCCCGGGTCGTCACGCCGCGCTGGACCAGGGCCTGACCGGTCCGTTCACCTCCCTGCAGTACGCCCTCAGACTGCTGGAAGCCGTCGACCGGCACCCCGACGGTGCCACCCTGGTCGCCCTCGCTCGGGAGACCTCGCTCGGCCTGCCGACCGTCCGGCGGCTCGCTGAGCTCCTCGAGATCGAGGGCTATCTCCAGTGCCAGGACGGCGGTTGGGTGCTCGGCGGCACGTTCGCGCTGCTCGGCCAGCACAACCGGGAACACCTCGTACGAGCCCGCCTGAACCGCAAACTCGCCGAACTGCGCGACGAGTTGGGCGCGGCCGTGTACTTCGGCCGTTACCACGAAGGGGAGTTGTCGGTGGAGGCGGTCTCCTCCTCCGAGTACGCCCCTGCGGTGCACGAGTGGGTGGACTTCCGGGCCACCGCGCACGCCAGCGCGATAGGCAAATGCCTGCTCGGCCAGCTTGACGCGGAGGCCCGCCGTGACCACCTGTCCCGCCATCCGGTCGCCCGGCTGACCTCGCGCACCGTCACCGACGCCGACCAGCTGATGCACCGCCTGGAGCGGCAGCCGGCCACCGTGCCGGTGCTGGACATCCAGGAGTACGCGCTCGGCACGGTGTGCGCGGCCGTCCCGGTGACGGCGGGCAGCACGGTCGGCTGCTTGGCGACGTCGATGCCGGTGGACAACGTGCACCGGCTGAAGGCGGCGGCCGAACTGCTCGCTGCACGGGCAGCGCCGCTGATGCTGGCGATGGCGGTCTGAGCACCGGACCAGTCACCCGGCCGCCTCCCGGCCGTCTTTCCGTGGGCCCCGCCGGATCCGCCCCGATCCGGTGGGGCCCACGTGTGTTCGGGAGTGCTCGCGCGTGTTCGGGGGTGCTCGGGTTTCGGGGGTGCTCCTGGTTTCCGCGATGCTCGCGTTTCCGCCTCCCGGCGCACATCACTTATTAGACTCGATGTCGATAAGGGCCGCCGAAACCCTTGTCCGCGCCACTACCCGCGAGTACGTTTCCCTGAGCCGAGCCGCCGCCCCCAAGGTCAGGAGGGCCTGCCATGCCCCGATCCACCCCCGTCCCCGCCCTCGCCGCCCCCGCCGCGCGTGTCCACGACGGCCTCGTCCTGGAACCCCGGAACGTCCGCTTCGACTGGGCCGAGCTGCCGCTGCACTGGATCCCGGACGAGCCGATGGCCACCCACATCATCAACGTGCTGCACCTGCTGCTGCCCGAGGGTGAGCGCTGGTTCGTCAAGGTGTTCGAGGAGGCCCTGCCGCTGATCCGGGACGAGCAACTGCGCGAGGAGGTACTGGGGTTCATCGGGCAGGAGGCCATCCACGCCGAGGCCCACCAGGAGGTCCTCGACCACCTGCTCGGCCAGGGGCTCGACCCGCGCCCGTACGTCCGGCAGATGGCCTGGCTGTTCCAGCGCGTCCTCGGCGACAAGCCCGGCCTCACGCCCGCCCGGCGACGCGAGAGCATCATCGAGCGGGTCGCGTTCATCGCCGCCGTCGAGCACTTCACCGCGTTCCTGGGCAACTGGGCGCTCAACTCGCCCGGTCTGGACCGCGCGAAGGCCGACCCGACGATGCTCGACCTGCTGCGCTGGCACGGCGCCGAGGAGGTCGAACACCGCAGCGTCGCCTACGACCTGATGGTCCACCTCGACCCGGGCTACCTGCGCCGGATCCGGGGGATGGCCATCTCCGGTCCGCTGCTGGTCCAGCTGTGGGTGCGCGGCGCCCGCTTCCTGCTCGCGGCCGACCCCACCCTGCACGGGCGGCTCAAGCCCAGCTGGCGCGAGGCCGGCCGGATCGCCAAGCGCGGCCTGCTGCCCGACCCGGTCGAGTCGATCCGCTCCGGCCTGCGCTACCTGCGGCCCGGCTACCACCCCACCCAGGAGGGCTCCTCCAGCCAGGCCCTCGGCTACCTCGCCACCTCCCCGGCCGCCCGCGCCGCCGCTGGGCGCTGACGGGGCGGAGGCGAGCGAGCTTCAGTAGACAGATGACAGATTTCAGATGACAGAAGACGTTATCTGTCATCTGGAATCTGTCATCTGCCAGCCGTCACCTCTCGCCCGTCACCGCTCACCCCGCAACCCCCCGCCCCGCCCCAGGACCGAAGGGCCAAGGACCGCCGGATGGACCTGCTCAACCCACCCCCCGACCTCTACGGCCGCCCCCACGCCGACGCCTTCATGCGGCGCCTCGCCGCCCTCGGCGACCGCTACTCCCCGGCCCTCGGCGGCCCGCTGCTGCGCCGCAACCCCCGCCGGCCGTACAGCAGGCCCACCCCGCTGCTGCAACTGGTCGTCACCGCACGCCGCGAACTCGCCACCGACGTCGTCGAGTTGATGCTCGCCGACCCGGCTGGCAGCCCGCTGCCGCAGTGGCAGCCCGGCGCCCACGTGCGACTCGCCCTGCCCTCTGGCCGCGAGCGCCACTACTCGCTCAGCGGCGACCCCGCCGACCGCGCCGCCTACCGGATCGCCGTTCGCCGGCTCCCCGAGGGCGGCGGGTCCGTCGAGATCCACGACACCCTGCACCCCGGCACCCGCCTCGCCGCCCGCCGCCCCCGCAACGGCTTCGCCTTCTGTGCCGAGCCCGCCGTCCTCCTGCTGGCCGGTGGCATCGGCATCACCCCCCTCCTGCCGATGGCCCGCGAGGCGCAGCGTCACGGCCTGGACTGGCGCCTCGTCCACGTCGGCCGCAGCGCCGGCACCCTCCCGTACACGGACGAGCTGCGCGCCCTCGACCCGCACCGGGTCGTGCTGCGCACCGACGACGAGCACGGCGTGCCGACCGGCGCCGAACTGCTCGCCCACGCCCCGCGCGGAGCCGCCGTCTACTGCTGCGGCCCCGCCCCGATGCTCGCCGCCGTCCAGCGAGCCCTGGACGAATCCCCGGCCGGCGCCCTGCACTTCGAGCGCTTCGGCGCTGCCCCCGTCGCCGCCGGCGAGCCCTTCGCGGTGCGCCTCGGC
The nucleotide sequence above comes from Streptomyces kaniharaensis. Encoded proteins:
- the allB gene encoding allantoinase AllB produces the protein MPVSQPAVIRSRRVVLPDGERPADVLIREGRIEQIAAHGSLLAGSLRDTEGGLTDLGDTALLPGLVDTHVHVNEPGRTEWEGFATATRAAAAGGVTTIIDMPLNSVPPTTTVDGLAAKRKIADGQAWVDLGFWGGAIPGNVADLEPLHREGVFGFKSFLAPSGVDEFPHVGPADLEAALAEQARIGALAIIHAEDPAVLDAAPQQPGVHYRDFLASRPADAETAAVARLLDTARRTGARVHILHVSSAAVLPLLRRAREDGVRVTAETCPHYLTLAAEEVADGDTAFKCCPPIRDESNRDALWAALANGEFIAVVSDHSPSTPDLKLLPAYGGSGDFAAAWGGIASLQLGLPAVWTEARRRGHTLADVVRWMSAGPAELVGLTGTKGAIAVGRDADLVAFDPDGEFAVRAAELHHRNPVTPYAGRTLTGAVRTTWLRGRVVDTAAGPFGRQLTRPTRPEEFQ
- a CDS encoding IS110 family RNA-guided transposase, with the protein product MTERRARIWVGIDAGKGHHWAAAVDESGFQVWSKKIDNDEAAILEAIAEALAMADAVEWAVDLSGTASALLLALLASHGQKPVYVPGRTVHRMAGAYRGEAKTDARDAFVIAETSRLRRDFAAVDVPAQLVADLALLVAHRTDLVADRVRMVNRLRDVLTGIFPALERAFDWSNNKGALTMLTYRQTAAGIRRVGRTRLESWLRKRGVRSPDKVTAIALEAAAAQHTVLPGEGVAASIVADLAAQLLVLDERISGLDKQIKQTFHAHPQANIIESMPGIGPILGAEFVVAAGDLAAYADAGRLASAAGLVPVPRDSGRRTGNLHRPKRYSRRLRRVFYMSAQTSIIKDGPNRDFYLKKRAEGCGHIQALIALARRRVNVLWALLRDGREFTPVQPATQAA
- the alc gene encoding allantoicase, encoding MTTADTPSAPFTELVDLASRLLGAGVVATNEDTFAEAENLLVARPAEFRPHTFGHKGQIMDGWESKRRRGVSADQPHPTDQDHDWTIVRLGAGGVIRGVIVDTAHFTGNYPESASVEAASVPGHPSPEELGTAEWTTLVPRTPLQGDTAHEFAVEDDARYTHVRLNIFPDGGVARLRVHGEVLPDPRELDGLTFDLAAQEYGGVAEAASDRYFSSPHNLNAPGRASVMGEGWETRRRRDKSNDWVQIALAGGGEVLAAEVDTTHFVANAPGWADLIGFDASTGQEPADGEWFEILPRTRLQPDTRHRFRLDVGRPVTHVRINVYPDGGLARLRLTGRLTEAGRAALALRWFNAVPAAEAAAALTEAGLPAAEAAALTAARPLADPAAATAAVAALRPADGPDGEHSSRRRSALWRLLGI
- a CDS encoding catalase, whose protein sequence is MPKILTTESGAPVADNQNSASAGEYGPLLIQDQQLLEKLARFNRERIPERVVHARGSGAYGYFEVTDEVSQYTRAGFLSEVGKRTEVFLRFSTVAGNLGSSDAVRDPRGFAVKFYTEEGNYDLVGNNTPVFFIKDPVKFPDFIHSQKRDPYTGVQEADNVWDFWAHSPASTHQITWLFGDRGIPASYRHMNGYGSHTYQWVNANGDAYWVKYHFKTNQGIRSLDGEQSAEVLGADADSHQRDLHQAIERGVFPSWTLHVQLMPVAEAADYRFNPFDLTKVWPHADYPLVKVGRLVLNRNPENVFAEVEQSAFSPNNFVPGIGPSPDKMLQGRLFAYADAQRYRLGVNHTQLPVNAPHATEANNYGRDGHHAINKSGRGKNYEPNSYEGPAQTDNALAAPVRLDGHTGTYTTPAHTKDDDFFQAGELYRLMSAGEKTRLIDNIAGFLAQVTRDDIIEKNLAHFHAADEEYGARMEAAVAKLRAGDEG
- a CDS encoding IclR family transcriptional regulator — its product is MSTPAPGRHAALDQGLTGPFTSLQYALRLLEAVDRHPDGATLVALARETSLGLPTVRRLAELLEIEGYLQCQDGGWVLGGTFALLGQHNREHLVRARLNRKLAELRDELGAAVYFGRYHEGELSVEAVSSSEYAPAVHEWVDFRATAHASAIGKCLLGQLDAEARRDHLSRHPVARLTSRTVTDADQLMHRLERQPATVPVLDIQEYALGTVCAAVPVTAGSTVGCLATSMPVDNVHRLKAAAELLAARAAPLMLAMAV
- a CDS encoding metal-dependent hydrolase — protein: MPRSTPVPALAAPAARVHDGLVLEPRNVRFDWAELPLHWIPDEPMATHIINVLHLLLPEGERWFVKVFEEALPLIRDEQLREEVLGFIGQEAIHAEAHQEVLDHLLGQGLDPRPYVRQMAWLFQRVLGDKPGLTPARRRESIIERVAFIAAVEHFTAFLGNWALNSPGLDRAKADPTMLDLLRWHGAEEVEHRSVAYDLMVHLDPGYLRRIRGMAISGPLLVQLWVRGARFLLAADPTLHGRLKPSWREAGRIAKRGLLPDPVESIRSGLRYLRPGYHPTQEGSSSQALGYLATSPAARAAAGR
- a CDS encoding PDR/VanB family oxidoreductase, which translates into the protein MDLLNPPPDLYGRPHADAFMRRLAALGDRYSPALGGPLLRRNPRRPYSRPTPLLQLVVTARRELATDVVELMLADPAGSPLPQWQPGAHVRLALPSGRERHYSLSGDPADRAAYRIAVRRLPEGGGSVEIHDTLHPGTRLAARRPRNGFAFCAEPAVLLLAGGIGITPLLPMAREAQRHGLDWRLVHVGRSAGTLPYTDELRALDPHRVVLRTDDEHGVPTGAELLAHAPRGAAVYCCGPAPMLAAVQRALDESPAGALHFERFGAAPVAAGEPFAVRLGEDGPTLDVPADRSALDVLREARPDLPYSCHQGFCGTCEVRLLAGTPDHRDRRLTPEQRAAGALLPCVSRAAEGETLVLDL